One genomic region from Desulfuromonas acetexigens encodes:
- a CDS encoding DUF6364 family protein, translating into MQTKLTLRLDDELIDQAKNYAARSGKSVSQVVADYFRLLPAGNEPTAPQETAPLTCSLRGLLRGAHVDEADYRRHLEEKNR; encoded by the coding sequence ATGCAGACCAAGCTGACCTTGCGGCTGGATGATGAACTGATCGATCAGGCCAAAAACTATGCGGCCCGCTCCGGAAAATCGGTTTCGCAGGTGGTGGCCGATTATTTTCGGCTCTTGCCTGCCGGGAACGAACCCACCGCGCCGCAGGAAACGGCGCCGCTGACTTGCTCGCTGCGGGGGTTGCTGCGCGGGGCGCATGTAGATGAGGCCGATTATCGGCGCCATTTGGAAGAGAAAAACCGATGA
- a CDS encoding L,D-transpeptidase family protein has product MKRSIKIALNLILFMALNLPAGASTPQADRVLVVKGERRLYLYQGEELLRSYKIALGKNPVGHKERRGDNRTPEGRYTLDRRVVDSKFYRAIHISYPNERDERRAAAKGVHPGGSIMIHGVPNRYSDGKDFFVRHDWTEGCIAVTNEDMFEIWQLVAENTPIEIRP; this is encoded by the coding sequence ATGAAACGATCGATCAAAATAGCCTTAAACCTCATTCTTTTCATGGCCTTGAATCTACCGGCGGGGGCTTCGACCCCCCAGGCCGACCGCGTGCTGGTGGTCAAAGGGGAGCGGCGCCTGTACCTTTACCAGGGGGAGGAACTGCTGCGCAGTTACAAGATCGCCCTGGGCAAAAATCCCGTCGGCCACAAAGAGCGCCGGGGGGACAACCGCACCCCCGAGGGGCGCTACACCCTTGATCGGCGTGTCGTCGACAGCAAATTCTACCGTGCCATCCACATCTCCTATCCCAATGAACGGGATGAGCGGCGGGCCGCCGCCAAGGGAGTCCATCCCGGCGGGAGCATCATGATCCACGGCGTGCCCAACCGCTACAGCGACGGCAAGGACTTCTTCGTCCGCCATGACTGGACCGAAGGCTGTATTGCCGTGACCAACGAGGATATGTTCGAGATCTGGCAGCTGGTGGCCGAAAACACCCCCATCGAAATTCGCCCCTGA
- a CDS encoding D-alanine--D-alanine ligase family protein, with product MHIALSHNLRDDSACAEPDPEPPAPAPADDLYAEWDDIHTIRAVESALATHHRVSLVNADLDAFAAFRELKPDLVFNIAEGLHGASREAQIPAMLDMLGVPYTGSDPLTLGNCLDKRRTKEILSYHRIPTPRFVTVDSPAQLPARLRYPLMVKPVLEGSSKGVTDQALVSDRKALVRQVEWVLDTYRQSALVEEFLPGREFTVALLGNGAALRVLPIVEINFDTLPAGVNPIYSYEAKWLWDQEDDPLQIFTCPARLEPLLQKQIEEICRRAFAVMGCRDWCRIDVRLDARGLPAIIELNPLPGILPRPEQNSCFPKAARAAGLSYEEMILAVVEAAGERLNLQGVQDERLRMF from the coding sequence ATGCACATCGCTCTCTCCCACAATCTTCGGGACGATTCCGCTTGCGCGGAACCCGATCCCGAACCCCCCGCGCCCGCACCCGCTGACGATCTCTACGCCGAATGGGATGACATCCACACCATCCGTGCCGTGGAATCCGCTCTCGCCACTCATCATCGGGTCTCCCTGGTCAACGCCGATCTCGACGCCTTTGCCGCTTTTCGCGAACTGAAGCCCGACTTGGTCTTCAATATCGCCGAAGGTCTGCACGGCGCCAGCCGCGAGGCGCAGATCCCGGCCATGCTCGACATGCTCGGCGTTCCCTACACCGGCAGCGACCCCCTTACCCTCGGCAATTGTCTCGACAAGCGGCGCACCAAGGAAATCCTCAGCTACCATCGGATTCCGACGCCGCGCTTCGTGACGGTCGACTCTCCGGCGCAGCTGCCGGCCCGCCTGCGCTACCCGCTGATGGTCAAACCGGTCCTCGAAGGGTCGAGCAAGGGCGTCACCGACCAAGCCCTGGTGTCGGACCGCAAGGCCCTGGTGCGCCAGGTCGAATGGGTGCTGGATACCTATCGCCAGAGCGCCCTGGTCGAGGAGTTTCTCCCCGGCCGGGAATTCACCGTGGCCCTGCTCGGCAACGGTGCCGCCCTGCGCGTTCTGCCCATCGTCGAGATCAATTTCGACACCCTTCCCGCCGGGGTCAATCCGATCTATTCCTATGAAGCCAAGTGGCTCTGGGATCAAGAGGACGATCCCTTGCAGATCTTCACCTGCCCGGCCCGGCTCGAACCGCTCTTGCAGAAACAGATCGAGGAAATCTGCCGGCGGGCCTTCGCCGTCATGGGCTGTCGCGACTGGTGCCGCATCGATGTGCGACTCGATGCGCGCGGGCTGCCCGCCATCATCGAACTGAACCCGCTGCCTGGCATCCTCCCCCGCCCCGAGCAGAACAGCTGCTTCCCCAAAGCGGCGCGGGCGGCCGGGCTATCCTACGAAGAGATGATTCTCGCGGTGGTCGAAGCGGCCGGCGAACGGCTCAATCTGCAAGGGGTTCAAGATGAACGTCTCCGTATGTTTTAA
- a CDS encoding GNAT family N-acetyltransferase, which yields MRNLEATDLPALTRILQATGAFTEVEIECAVELLEIVIAQPWQQDYRVAVAENDSQVAGYILYGPVPLTEGVYDIYWIATDPTVQGQGLGRRLMEQAEAEARRAGGRMICLETSSQGGYERTRRFYDQAGYVEEARLRDFYKPGDDRITYVKRFSCREEI from the coding sequence ATGCGAAACCTTGAAGCGACCGATCTTCCGGCCCTGACCCGGATTCTCCAAGCGACCGGCGCCTTCACCGAAGTCGAGATCGAGTGTGCCGTCGAACTGCTCGAGATCGTCATCGCCCAGCCCTGGCAGCAGGATTACCGGGTGGCGGTGGCCGAGAATGACAGCCAGGTCGCCGGTTATATCCTCTACGGCCCGGTCCCCCTCACCGAGGGGGTTTACGACATCTACTGGATCGCCACCGATCCGACGGTGCAGGGGCAAGGCCTCGGCCGGCGCCTGATGGAACAGGCCGAGGCCGAAGCGCGCCGGGCGGGAGGGCGCATGATCTGTCTGGAAACCTCGTCCCAGGGGGGGTACGAACGCACCCGGCGCTTCTACGATCAGGCCGGGTATGTGGAAGAGGCGCGGCTGCGGGATTTTTACAAGCCCGGCGATGACCGCATCACTTACGTCAAACGTTTCTCTTGCCGTGAGGAGATCTAA
- the sucC gene encoding ADP-forming succinate--CoA ligase subunit beta, with amino-acid sequence MNIHEYQAKEIFSAFDIPVPRGRVTLTADQVERAAKMMGGHCVIKAQIYAGGRGKAGGVQVVHHPEQAHEAAKEMFGKRLITPQTGPEGLKVRRILVEEAVGIAREFYLSITLDRATSRYCLIASADGGVDIEETAVKHPEKILKLTIDPFTGLRSHQARRIALGLGLKGSLCEDCVQLILNLYRMLLEKDCSLVEINPLVVTKAGWLLAMDGKINFDDNALFRHWEYHDLQDYSQMDPLEINAGKFDLSYIKLTGNIGCMVNGAGLAMATLDVLKENGGEPANFLDVGGGATREKVAEAFKIILQDRDVRGVFVNIFGGIMRCDVIAQGIIEAAAEFHCTLPIMVRMDGSQVEEGKQLLLESGLNVRCVDTLGDGAAGIVKMLAQAEA; translated from the coding sequence ATGAATATTCACGAGTATCAGGCCAAGGAGATTTTCAGCGCGTTCGACATTCCCGTGCCGCGCGGGCGGGTGACCCTCACCGCCGATCAGGTGGAGCGGGCCGCCAAGATGATGGGCGGCCATTGTGTGATCAAGGCGCAGATCTATGCCGGCGGTCGCGGCAAGGCCGGCGGCGTGCAGGTGGTGCACCATCCCGAGCAGGCCCACGAGGCCGCCAAAGAAATGTTCGGCAAGCGTCTCATCACCCCCCAGACCGGCCCCGAGGGGCTCAAGGTGCGGCGCATCCTGGTCGAGGAAGCGGTCGGAATCGCCCGCGAGTTCTATCTTTCCATCACCCTCGACCGCGCAACTTCCCGCTACTGCCTGATCGCCTCCGCCGACGGCGGGGTCGACATCGAGGAGACGGCGGTCAAGCATCCGGAAAAGATTCTCAAGCTGACCATCGACCCCTTCACTGGATTGCGCTCCCATCAGGCCCGCCGGATCGCCCTCGGCCTCGGCCTGAAAGGTAGTCTCTGCGAGGACTGCGTACAGCTCATCCTCAACCTCTACCGTATGCTGCTGGAAAAGGACTGCTCGTTGGTGGAGATCAACCCCCTGGTGGTGACCAAGGCCGGCTGGCTGCTGGCCATGGACGGCAAGATCAACTTCGATGACAACGCCCTCTTCCGCCACTGGGAGTATCACGACCTGCAAGACTATTCGCAGATGGACCCGCTGGAGATCAACGCCGGCAAGTTCGACCTTTCCTATATCAAATTGACCGGCAACATCGGCTGCATGGTCAATGGCGCCGGGCTGGCCATGGCGACCCTCGACGTGCTCAAGGAGAACGGTGGCGAACCGGCCAACTTTCTCGACGTCGGCGGCGGCGCGACCCGGGAGAAGGTCGCCGAAGCCTTCAAGATCATCCTGCAGGATCGTGACGTGCGCGGGGTCTTCGTCAACATTTTCGGCGGCATCATGCGCTGCGACGTCATCGCCCAAGGGATCATCGAAGCGGCGGCCGAGTTCCATTGCACCCTGCCGATCATGGTGCGGATGGACGGCTCCCAGGTCGAGGAGGGCAAACAGCTGCTCCTCGAATCGGGGCTCAACGTGCGCTGCGTCGACACCCTCGGTGACGGCGCCGCCGGTATCGTGAAAATGCTCGCCCAGGCCGAGGCTTGA
- a CDS encoding DMT family protein, whose protein sequence is MPVVLQTTLLLILSNLFMTLAWYGHLRNLSHKAWYIAVVISWGIAFFEYVLQVPANRIGYGAMNLAQLKILQEVITLSVFVPFALLYMGQPLKLDYLWAGLCLLGAVYFIFRA, encoded by the coding sequence ATGCCCGTCGTTCTGCAAACCACCCTCCTGCTCATCCTCTCCAATCTCTTCATGACCTTGGCCTGGTACGGCCATCTGCGCAACCTGAGCCACAAGGCCTGGTACATCGCCGTCGTGATCAGTTGGGGGATCGCCTTCTTTGAATACGTGCTCCAGGTGCCCGCCAACCGCATCGGCTACGGGGCCATGAATCTGGCGCAGCTGAAGATCCTGCAGGAAGTCATCACCCTCTCGGTCTTTGTTCCCTTCGCCCTTCTCTACATGGGCCAGCCCCTCAAGCTCGACTACCTGTGGGCCGGGCTCTGCCTGCTCGGCGCCGTCTATTTTATCTTCCGCGCCTGA
- a CDS encoding D-alanine--D-alanine ligase family protein, producing the protein MNVSVCFNQVPRKLLKGESRDRISEEGAEKEARAVKAALRQLGHEVKLVPLAADAPAFAEALRAARPEVVFNLCEGFWGDSRKELHVAALFDLLGLAYTGSAPLCLGLTQDKARTKDLLAAHNLPTPRYVLVKLGEHFPKTKNLSYPLMVKPRFEDASLGITLESIVDDEKALTRRIAYVHETYRQGALIEEFIDGRELNVAVLGNAPMEVLPVSEIVFKSGLKRAIVSYDGKWLEDSQEYAQTEPLCPAPLKAKELLLVRDVAMRACKLLDCRDYARVDIRLRDGVPYILELNANPDLSPDAGLARSAQAAGIGYPRLVERILQLALKRRESAHAKP; encoded by the coding sequence ATGAACGTCTCCGTATGTTTTAATCAGGTTCCCCGAAAACTGCTCAAGGGGGAGTCCCGCGACCGCATTTCCGAGGAAGGCGCCGAGAAAGAGGCGCGCGCGGTCAAGGCCGCCCTGCGGCAACTGGGGCATGAGGTCAAGCTGGTGCCGCTGGCCGCCGATGCCCCGGCCTTCGCCGAGGCCCTGCGCGCCGCCCGGCCCGAGGTCGTTTTCAATCTTTGCGAGGGCTTCTGGGGGGACAGCCGCAAGGAGCTGCACGTCGCGGCGCTCTTCGATCTGCTCGGCCTGGCCTACACCGGTTCCGCCCCCCTGTGCCTGGGGTTGACCCAGGACAAGGCGCGGACCAAGGATCTGTTGGCGGCGCACAACCTGCCGACGCCTCGCTATGTGCTGGTGAAGCTGGGGGAACACTTCCCCAAGACCAAGAACCTGAGCTATCCGCTGATGGTCAAACCGCGCTTCGAGGATGCCTCCCTGGGGATCACCCTGGAGAGCATCGTCGATGACGAAAAGGCGCTGACCCGGCGCATCGCCTATGTTCACGAAACCTACCGCCAGGGAGCGCTGATCGAGGAGTTTATCGACGGGCGGGAGCTCAATGTCGCCGTGCTCGGCAACGCGCCGATGGAGGTTTTGCCGGTCTCCGAGATCGTCTTCAAGTCGGGGCTCAAGCGCGCCATCGTCAGCTACGACGGCAAGTGGCTGGAGGATTCCCAGGAGTACGCCCAGACCGAGCCGCTCTGCCCGGCGCCCTTGAAGGCCAAGGAACTGCTACTGGTGCGTGATGTCGCCATGCGCGCCTGCAAACTCCTCGACTGCCGGGATTACGCCCGGGTCGACATCCGCCTGCGCGACGGGGTGCCCTATATTCTTGAACTCAACGCCAACCCCGATCTGTCCCCCGACGCCGGCCTGGCCCGCAGCGCGCAAGCCGCCGGCATCGGCTATCCCCGGCTGGTGGAACGGATTCTCCAGCTGGCCCTGAAACGCCGGGAGAGTGCCCATGCGAAACCTTGA
- the sucD gene encoding succinate--CoA ligase subunit alpha, whose amino-acid sequence MSILINKDSRVVVQGITGKTGLFHTRQCREYGTNIVAGVTPGKGGIHVDGIPVFDSMDEALRITQANVSMIFVPPPGAADAILEAVESDIELAVCITEGVPIRDMVMAKRIVEQSKTRLVGPNCPGLITPGECKVGIMPGYIHKPGKIGVVSRSGTLTYEAVKQLSDAGLGQSTCVGIGGDPIIGMKFIDVIKMFNDDPATEAVFMIGEIGGGAEEEAAEWIRDHMTKPVAAFIAGVTAPPGKRMGHAGAIITGGKGKAEDKIRTLQECGVTVAVSPTRMGEAMLTALKG is encoded by the coding sequence ATGTCCATTCTGATCAATAAAGACAGTCGTGTGGTGGTGCAGGGGATCACCGGCAAGACCGGTCTCTTTCACACTCGCCAGTGCCGCGAGTACGGCACAAACATCGTCGCCGGCGTCACCCCTGGCAAGGGGGGGATTCACGTCGACGGCATTCCCGTCTTCGATTCCATGGACGAGGCGTTGCGCATCACCCAGGCCAACGTCTCGATGATCTTCGTGCCGCCGCCGGGGGCCGCCGACGCCATCCTTGAAGCGGTGGAGTCCGACATCGAGCTGGCGGTGTGCATCACCGAAGGGGTGCCGATCCGCGACATGGTCATGGCCAAGCGCATCGTCGAGCAGAGCAAGACCCGGCTCGTTGGTCCCAACTGTCCCGGCCTCATCACCCCCGGCGAATGCAAGGTCGGCATCATGCCCGGCTATATCCACAAACCGGGGAAGATCGGCGTTGTTTCCCGCAGCGGCACCCTCACCTACGAAGCGGTCAAGCAGCTCTCCGACGCCGGACTCGGCCAGTCGACCTGCGTCGGCATCGGCGGCGACCCGATCATCGGCATGAAGTTCATCGACGTCATCAAGATGTTCAACGACGACCCGGCCACCGAGGCGGTCTTCATGATCGGGGAGATCGGCGGTGGTGCCGAGGAGGAAGCGGCCGAGTGGATTCGCGACCACATGACCAAGCCGGTCGCCGCTTTTATCGCCGGCGTCACCGCTCCCCCCGGCAAGCGCATGGGGCACGCAGGGGCGATCATCACCGGCGGCAAGGGCAAGGCCGAAGACAAAATCCGCACCCTTCAGGAATGCGGCGTGACCGTCGCCGTCAGCCCGACCCGCATGGGCGAGGCGATGCTGACGGCGCTTAAGGGATAG
- a CDS encoding KamA family radical SAM protein, which translates to METWQKLLQESLTRPGDLTRRFGVDPRPLEEVAARYPMRVNPYYLGLIKEVGDPIWRQAVPAEEELRDAVCPADPLEEENQSPVPNLVHRYPDRVLFLVCSECAMYCRFCTRKRKVGGEEMVIDRASIERGLAYIREHGEIRDVILSGGDPLLLSDERLEWILKELRAIAHVEIIRIGSRVPVVLPQRITAALVRLLRRFHPLYLNTHFNHPDEITELAAKACARLADAGIPLGNQTVLLRGVNDDPVVMKRLMQKLLAIRVKPYYLYQADMVQGTDHFRTSVEEGLEIVRALRGHTSGLGVPAYVIDAPGGGGKIPLLPDYLQSLGEEVVLKNYQGETYRYANPAPALIEEKRSAVNDCR; encoded by the coding sequence ATGGAAACCTGGCAGAAACTGCTGCAGGAAAGCCTGACCCGTCCCGGCGACCTGACTCGTCGCTTCGGCGTCGATCCCCGGCCCCTCGAAGAAGTGGCGGCGCGCTACCCGATGCGGGTCAATCCCTACTATCTCGGGCTCATCAAGGAAGTCGGCGACCCCATCTGGAGGCAGGCGGTGCCGGCGGAGGAGGAGCTGCGCGACGCCGTCTGCCCGGCCGATCCCTTGGAGGAAGAGAACCAGAGCCCGGTGCCGAACCTGGTCCACCGCTATCCCGACCGGGTGCTCTTTCTGGTCTGTTCCGAGTGCGCCATGTACTGCCGCTTCTGCACCCGCAAGCGTAAGGTCGGCGGCGAGGAGATGGTGATCGACCGCGCCTCCATCGAGCGGGGCCTGGCCTATATCCGCGAACACGGGGAAATCCGCGACGTGATCCTCTCCGGCGGCGACCCGCTGCTCCTCTCCGACGAGCGTCTGGAGTGGATTCTCAAGGAACTGCGAGCGATTGCCCACGTCGAGATCATCCGCATCGGCAGCCGGGTGCCGGTGGTTCTGCCGCAGCGCATCACGGCGGCCCTGGTGCGCCTGCTGCGGCGCTTTCACCCGCTCTATCTCAACACCCATTTCAACCACCCGGACGAGATCACCGAACTCGCGGCCAAAGCCTGCGCGCGCCTCGCCGACGCCGGCATCCCCCTGGGCAATCAGACCGTGCTGCTGCGTGGGGTCAACGACGATCCAGTGGTAATGAAGCGGCTGATGCAGAAGCTGCTGGCGATCCGGGTCAAGCCCTACTACCTCTACCAGGCCGACATGGTGCAGGGGACCGACCACTTCCGTACCAGCGTCGAGGAAGGGCTGGAGATCGTCCGCGCCCTGCGCGGCCACACCTCGGGGTTGGGGGTGCCGGCCTACGTCATCGACGCCCCCGGCGGCGGTGGCAAAATTCCGCTGCTGCCCGATTATCTGCAAAGCCTGGGGGAAGAGGTGGTGCTCAAGAATTACCAGGGGGAAACCTACCGCTACGCCAACCCCGCCCCCGCCCTGATCGAAGAAAAACGCAGCGCCGTCAACGACTGCCGCTGA
- the carB gene encoding carbamoyl-phosphate synthase large subunit yields the protein MPRRDDVKKVLIIGSGPIIIGQACEFDYSGTQACKALRKLGYQIVLVNSNPATIMTDPGMADATYIEPLNVARLTEIIEKERPDALLPNLGGQTALNLSSELARLGVLDKYGVRVIGVNLDAIKRGEDRETFKETMTQLGIETARSEIAVSLDQALEIVGRIGLPVVIRPAYTMGGTGGGFAYNLEEFETIVSRGLAASPVSQVLIEESILGWEELELEVVRDAKNQKITVCFIENVDAVGVHTGDSFCTAPMLTIDPELQARLQEYAYRIVDAIEVIGGTNVQFAYDPKSGRVVVIEINPRTSRSSALASKATGFPIALVSAQLAAGLTLDEIPYWRDGTLDKYTPSGDYVVVKFARWAFEKFKGVHDKLGTQMRAVGEVMSIGKNYKEALHKAIRSLENGRYGLGFAKDFNKRSLPELLELLAEPSSERQFILYEALRKGADIDMLYAKTFIKPWFLQQMKELVELEEEILQHKGSLPPDALLIQAKKDGFADRYLAQILGLSEEAIRSKRTALGMVEAWEAVPVSGVENAAYYFSTYNAPDSVTVSDRKKIMVLGGGPNRIGQGIEFDYCCVHTALALREAGFETIMINCNPETVSTDYDTSDKLYFEPLTVEDVLAIYEKEKPEGVVVQFGGQTPLNIARQLEEAGVRILGTSPATIDQAEDRDLFNQTMVKLGIPQPESGMAATEAQAVEIAARIGYPLIVRPSFVLGGRAMEVVHDESMLREYLQKAVEISPERPILIDRFLQNAIEAEADAIADGTEAFVPAVMEHIELAGVHSGDSACVIPPVSIPAKHIATIEEYTRRIAVEMGVVGLMNIQYAIADDKVYILEANPRASRTVPLVSKVCAIPMPRIAVAAMLGKKLAEQGLKRREFTHFGVKEAVFPFGMFPEVDPVLGPEMRSTGEVLGLASNYGLAYFKAQEGANSPLPLQGTVLITVAEQDKAGVLEAARLFVEHGFTIRATAGTQAYLTSQGIAATVIQKLHEGRPNIADAIKNGEIQLLINTPVGKLSAYDDSYIRKAAIRYKVPYITTTAAALAAAQGIAARRRGQEEIHSLQEYHAAIR from the coding sequence ATGCCGCGACGCGACGACGTAAAGAAAGTTCTCATTATCGGCTCCGGCCCGATCATTATCGGTCAGGCCTGCGAATTCGACTATTCCGGTACCCAGGCCTGCAAGGCGCTGCGCAAGCTCGGCTACCAAATCGTGCTGGTCAACTCCAATCCGGCGACGATCATGACCGACCCCGGGATGGCCGACGCCACCTACATTGAGCCGCTCAACGTCGCCCGGCTCACCGAGATCATCGAGAAGGAACGTCCCGACGCCCTGCTCCCCAACCTCGGCGGCCAGACCGCCCTCAACCTCTCCAGCGAACTGGCGCGCCTCGGCGTTCTCGACAAGTACGGGGTGCGGGTGATCGGCGTCAACCTCGACGCCATCAAACGCGGCGAGGACCGGGAAACGTTTAAGGAGACCATGACCCAGTTGGGGATCGAGACGGCGCGCAGCGAAATCGCCGTCAGCCTCGATCAGGCCCTGGAGATCGTCGGCCGCATCGGTCTGCCGGTCGTCATCCGCCCCGCCTACACCATGGGCGGCACCGGCGGCGGCTTCGCCTACAATCTGGAGGAGTTCGAGACCATCGTCAGTCGCGGCCTCGCCGCCAGCCCGGTGAGCCAGGTCCTCATCGAGGAGTCGATTCTCGGCTGGGAAGAGCTTGAACTGGAAGTGGTGCGCGACGCCAAGAACCAGAAGATCACCGTCTGCTTCATCGAGAACGTCGACGCCGTCGGCGTCCACACCGGCGATTCCTTCTGCACCGCGCCGATGCTCACCATCGATCCCGAACTCCAGGCGCGCTTGCAGGAATACGCCTACCGCATCGTCGACGCCATCGAGGTGATCGGCGGCACCAACGTCCAGTTCGCCTACGATCCGAAGAGCGGCCGGGTGGTGGTCATCGAGATCAATCCCCGCACCTCCCGCTCCTCGGCGCTGGCCTCCAAGGCCACCGGTTTCCCCATCGCCCTGGTTTCGGCCCAACTCGCCGCCGGCTTGACGCTGGATGAAATTCCCTACTGGCGCGACGGCACCCTCGACAAGTACACTCCGTCCGGCGACTACGTGGTGGTCAAGTTCGCCCGCTGGGCCTTCGAGAAGTTCAAGGGGGTACACGACAAGCTCGGCACCCAGATGCGCGCCGTCGGTGAGGTGATGAGCATCGGCAAGAACTACAAAGAGGCGCTGCACAAGGCGATCCGCTCCCTGGAGAACGGTCGTTACGGCCTCGGTTTCGCCAAGGATTTCAACAAGCGCTCCCTGCCGGAACTGCTGGAACTCCTCGCCGAGCCCTCCAGCGAGCGCCAGTTCATTCTTTACGAGGCGCTGCGCAAGGGCGCTGATATCGACATGCTCTATGCCAAGACCTTTATCAAGCCCTGGTTCCTGCAGCAGATGAAGGAGCTGGTCGAGCTCGAAGAGGAAATCCTCCAGCACAAAGGGAGCCTGCCCCCCGATGCCCTGCTGATCCAGGCGAAAAAGGACGGCTTCGCCGACCGCTACCTGGCGCAGATTCTCGGCCTGAGCGAAGAGGCGATCCGCAGCAAACGCACCGCGCTCGGCATGGTCGAGGCCTGGGAGGCGGTGCCGGTGAGCGGAGTGGAAAATGCTGCCTACTACTTTTCCACCTACAACGCCCCCGATTCGGTCACCGTTTCCGACCGCAAGAAGATCATGGTCCTCGGCGGCGGTCCCAACCGCATCGGCCAGGGGATCGAATTCGACTACTGCTGCGTCCATACCGCCCTGGCCCTGCGCGAGGCCGGTTTCGAGACGATCATGATCAACTGCAACCCCGAGACCGTCTCCACCGACTACGATACCTCAGACAAGCTCTACTTCGAGCCTCTCACCGTCGAGGACGTCCTCGCCATTTACGAGAAAGAAAAGCCCGAAGGGGTAGTCGTGCAGTTCGGCGGGCAGACACCGCTGAACATCGCCCGCCAGCTCGAAGAGGCGGGGGTACGCATCCTCGGCACCAGCCCGGCGACCATCGACCAGGCCGAGGATCGCGATCTCTTTAATCAGACGATGGTCAAACTCGGCATCCCCCAGCCCGAATCGGGAATGGCGGCGACCGAGGCCCAGGCCGTGGAGATCGCCGCGCGCATCGGCTATCCGCTGATCGTGCGACCCTCCTTCGTTCTCGGCGGCCGCGCCATGGAAGTGGTGCACGACGAATCGATGCTCCGCGAGTATCTGCAAAAGGCGGTGGAAATCTCCCCCGAGCGGCCGATTCTCATCGACCGTTTCCTGCAGAACGCCATCGAGGCTGAGGCCGACGCCATCGCCGACGGCACCGAGGCCTTCGTCCCGGCGGTGATGGAGCATATCGAGCTGGCCGGGGTTCACTCCGGGGATTCGGCTTGCGTCATTCCGCCCGTTTCCATCCCGGCTAAGCATATCGCCACCATCGAGGAGTACACCCGGCGCATTGCCGTGGAGATGGGGGTGGTCGGGCTGATGAACATCCAGTACGCCATCGCCGACGACAAGGTCTACATTCTCGAAGCCAATCCCCGCGCCAGTCGCACCGTGCCGCTAGTCTCCAAGGTCTGCGCCATCCCCATGCCGCGCATTGCGGTGGCGGCCATGCTCGGGAAAAAACTCGCCGAGCAGGGACTTAAGCGTCGCGAATTCACCCATTTCGGGGTCAAGGAGGCGGTCTTCCCCTTCGGTATGTTCCCCGAGGTCGACCCGGTGCTCGGGCCGGAGATGCGCTCCACCGGCGAAGTGCTGGGGCTGGCGAGCAACTACGGCCTGGCCTACTTCAAGGCCCAAGAAGGGGCCAATTCGCCGCTGCCGCTGCAAGGAACGGTACTCATCACCGTCGCCGAGCAGGACAAGGCCGGGGTGCTCGAAGCGGCCCGCCTCTTCGTCGAGCACGGCTTCACCATCCGCGCCACCGCCGGCACCCAGGCCTATCTGACTTCCCAGGGGATCGCCGCCACCGTCATCCAGAAGCTGCACGAGGGGCGGCCGAACATCGCTGATGCCATCAAGAACGGTGAGATCCAGCTGCTGATTAACACCCCCGTCGGCAAACTCAGTGCCTACGACGACTCCTACATCCGCAAAGCGGCGATCCGCTACAAGGTGCCCTACATCACCACCACCGCCGCCGCCCTCGCCGCCGCCCAGGGCATTGCCGCCCGGCGCCGGGGCCAGGAGGAGATTCACAGCCTGCAGGAATATCACGCCGCCATTCGTTAG
- a CDS encoding GDSL-type esterase/lipase family protein — MLVTVCCLFALWLLAACEKTPRISPLDGEAVILAFGDSLTHGTGAGAEETYPAVLAGLLGREVVNAGVPGEVAAAGLKRLPELLAEYQPALVILCHGGNDFLRRLDREVLIGNLREMIALCQESGAEVLLVGVPQVGLFLSADPLYGELAEEFALPYEEKILAKILSERELKSDQIHPNGRGYALLAEKLAALIAKAGGI, encoded by the coding sequence TTGCTGGTTACGGTTTGCTGCCTCTTCGCCCTTTGGCTGTTGGCCGCCTGCGAAAAGACGCCTCGGATTTCCCCACTCGATGGAGAGGCGGTGATCCTGGCCTTCGGCGACAGCCTGACCCACGGCACCGGCGCCGGTGCGGAGGAAACCTACCCGGCGGTGCTCGCCGGGCTTCTCGGGCGAGAGGTGGTCAATGCCGGGGTCCCCGGCGAGGTTGCCGCCGCCGGTCTGAAGCGGCTGCCGGAATTGCTGGCGGAGTACCAACCGGCGCTGGTGATTCTTTGCCACGGCGGCAATGATTTTCTGCGGCGGCTCGACCGCGAGGTATTGATCGGCAATCTGCGGGAAATGATCGCGCTCTGTCAAGAATCCGGCGCCGAGGTGCTGTTGGTCGGGGTGCCGCAAGTCGGACTCTTCCTTTCGGCCGATCCCCTTTACGGGGAACTGGCCGAGGAGTTCGCCCTGCCTTACGAGGAGAAGATCCTGGCGAAAATCCTCAGCGAGCGGGAATTGAAGAGCGACCAGATCCATCCCAATGGGCGTGGCTATGCGCTTCTGGCGGAAAAGCTCGCCGCGCTCATCGCCAAGGCCGGCGGTATTTGA